The Cydia amplana chromosome 9, ilCydAmpl1.1, whole genome shotgun sequence genome includes a region encoding these proteins:
- the LOC134650906 gene encoding outer dynein arm-docking complex subunit 4-like, whose amino-acid sequence MVRKKLEFEERPICNAVTVYRSRGHYLQRLDLFDKAIQAYNEALRWNQDDVHSLLGRSVARAKATYYSGALADAIRATEIEPENVSALHIRAQTAYETCAFERSLVLSHRGQLMRKLPPNFAECARNAEETIRVCTGESAGKVLQSVNLLRSEAFEEMTKDEFTPIVIKHQSRMSHQAAHKVQDMSRIEQQKKNQMTRLMASKYLERMAHDKYFLTSLCKDERLASANKKGAAKLQELATNALMDVENRQAVLRERRPMYATSPAESAARTRLRQARKEQREKARRQNVTDATRLLSAAVAMQEQHDTNKCLELAEFGMQQIARKPAHLLPDKEKFLQELYTTVALAFLDQKRVAESMSEADREKKAFLMLGIALSREPSRDSLWRARPMAPHTDVKTRLRTLERSVVLAERASERCYILHELARLYADTKKAQKARYYSTKCQAEARSSGQSVWLLNATFLVARCHVLQNNRPDARAALLEGSSMARAFGYGDVSDFFDTCANVSSEGEILLSEEPLLKREKDMVSLMQDDDMKSAAELLFRRMSTVPVARRFSIMPGARMEATPAPTSGRRASILPRAQPPVRHYKTSHPLGFQDFDI is encoded by the exons ATGGTTCGCAAGAAATTAGAGTTCGAGGAGCGACCAATATGTAACGCGGTTACAGTTTACAGATCAAGAGG ACACTACTTGCAGCGTCTGGACCTGTTTGACAAAGCGATACAAGCGTACAATGAAGCACTCCGGTGGAAT CAAGATGACGTCCATTCGCTGCTCGGCCGCAGCGTGGCGAGAGCGAAGGCGACGTATTACAGCGGAGCTTTAGCGGACGCCATTCGAGCTACCG aaatagaacccgagaatgTATCAGCCCTGCACATAAGAGCTCAAACGGCGTATGAAACATGTGCCTTTGAGCGTTCCCTTGTCTTGTCACACCGCGGGCAGTTGATGAGGAAGCTACCGCCAAACTTCGCGGAGTGTGCCAGGAATGCCGAGGAGACT ATCAGAGTATGCACCGGAGAAAGTGCAGGAAAGGTGCTGCAGTCGGTTAATCTACTACGTTCGGAGGCGTTTGAGGAGATGACCAAGGACGAATTCACGCCGATCGTCATTAAACATCAGAGTCGAATGTCACATCAGGCAGCACATAAG gTCCAAGATATGTCACGCATTGAACAACAGAAGAAGAATCAAATGACCCGTCTAATGGCATCGAAGTATTTAGAAAGAATGGCCCACGACAAATACTTTCTTACAAGTTTGTGTAAGGATGAGCGACTGGCGTCGGCTAACAAGAAGGGAGCCGCGAAACTACAGGAATTAGCTACTAATGCGCTCATGGACGTAGAAAACAGACAG GCTGTTCTACGGGAACGTCGACCCATGTACGCAACGTCGCCAGCTGAGAGCGCTGCGCGCACGCGTCTCCGACAAGCCCGTAAAGAACAGCGGGAAAAGGCGCGGCGTCAGAACGTGACTGATGCCACCCGGCTTCTGTCAGCTGCTGTGGCTATGCAGGAACAGCATGATACTAACAA ATGTTTGGAGTTGGCCGAGTTCGGCATGCAACAAATAGCACGCAAGCCTGCGCACCTGCTGCCGGACAAAGAAAAGTTCCTGCAGGAGTTATACACCACTGTAGCCCTTGCTTTTCTGGACCAG AAACGAGTCGCAGAAAGCATGAGCGAGGCGGACCGCGAAAAGAAAGCATTTCTCATGCTTGGCATAGCTTTGTCGAGGGAACCAAGCAGGGATTCGCTCTGGCGGGCTAGACCTATGGCGCCTCATACTGATGTCAA GACTCGCTTGCGCACGCTCGAGCGCTCCGTGGTCCTCGCCGAGCGCGCGTCCGAACGGTGTTACATCCTGCACGAACTAGCGCGCCTGTACGCTGATACCAAGAAGGCACAGAAAGCCAGATACTATTCTACCAAGTGCCAAGCAG AAGCTCGATCGTCAGGTCAAAGCGTGTGGCTTCTCAACGCGACCTTCCTCGTGGCACGATGTCACGTCCTTCAAAACAACAGACCTGACGCCCGGGCCGCGCTGCTGGAAGGGTCCTCTATGGCTCGAGCTTTTGGATATGGCGATGTTTCAGATTTCTTTGACACA TGTGCCAACGTGTCGAGTGAAGGAGAGATCCTGCTTTCCGAGGAACCACTGTTGAAAAGAGAGAAAGACATGGTGAGCCTGATGCAGGATGATGACATGAAGTCTGCCGCCGAACTACTGTTCAGGAGGATGTCTACAGTCCCCGTTGCCAG